The Tripterygium wilfordii isolate XIE 37 chromosome 5, ASM1340144v1, whole genome shotgun sequence genome window below encodes:
- the LOC119999025 gene encoding TBCC domain-containing protein 1 yields the protein MSDTAEPLTWTSDPSSNPATNPSTLIHPRREPFEHGLLPISKLIFPDPAQSLAPLKQKFSSTGLRVNSAALADALQISVEHAHLVLDTLASVLHSDSDPLTKARPDEIDSVGADWRDLILLLYVQSYKKLLPRTHKDAAAVADVWPSTSAFDGYLSALSPLQLVRSNSRRFMPSQADEEAHQLSYLQKHMANILSLLADPVEGEGEESMVLTVEGFEHLGFLMHFGDKGSDGVPLSQATSFFANSDPDMPAIPIPAAQVHDWISQNIAAALEHITENVSAKDNGSASASDQDILMADVCTSSIKASTSAKGPCFIEGISKSSYVKQASDIKGSSLKVLNCHESVIYILAPLRYATIYGCSDATIVLGAVGKAVKVEHCERVHVIISAKRIYIANCRECMFFLGVNQQPLIVGDNHKLQIAPFNTFYSELEEHMAEVGIEATINRWDEPLALGVVDPHDSLSHPAGVSDVQAESATRLDPDQFTNFLIPNWFGGESHGSTKENPFQLPDAYMASQQKNLKNLGEIKQSLREAPLEENRKRELSSALHVLFKDWLYASGNIRQLYCLQGD from the exons atgagCGACACCGCCGAGCCATTAACGTGGACGAGCGACCCAAGCTCGAATCCCGCTACGAATCCGAGTACTCTAATCCACCCGCGGCGAGAGCCTTTCGAACACGGGCTTCTCCCAATCTCGAAGCTCATCTTCCCCGACCCAGCTCAGTCCCTAGCCCCGCTCAAGCAGAAATTCTCCTCCACCGGTCTGCGTGTCAACTCGGCTGCCCTCGCCGACGCGCTACAGATCTCTGTGGAACATGCCCACCTGGTCCTCGATACCCTTGCTTCAGTTCTCCACTCCGATTCTGACCCACTCACCAAGGCGCGCCCCGACGAGATTGACTCTGTCGGTGCCGATTGGCGCGATCTAATTCTATTGCTTTATGTACAATCATATAAGAAGCTATTGCCAAGAACGCATAAGGACGCCGCCGCTGTTGCCGATGTTTGGCCTTCCACCTCAGCATTCGATGGATACTTATCGGCGTTGTCACCGCTACAG CTTGTGCGTAGCAATAGTCGTCGTTTTATGCCTTCACAGGCTGATGAAGAGGCTCATCAATTATCCTATCTACAAAAGCACATGGCTAACATCCTCTCTCTTTTAGCAGATCCTGTGGAGGGAGAAGGCGAAGAATCCATG GTTTTAACCGTGGAAGGATTTGAGCACCTGGGATTTCTGATGCACTTTGGTGACAAGGGATCCGATGGAGTTCCCTTGAGCCAAGCTACTTCTTTCTTTGCAAATTCAGATCCTGATATGCCTGCTATACCTATTCCTGCTGCACAAGTCCATGATTGGATCTCACAGAATATTGCTGCTGCATTGGAACATATAACTGAAAATGTTTCTGCAAAAGATAACGGATCAGCCAGTGCTTCTGATCAGGATATTCTCATGGCTGATGTCTGCACAAGTTCCATCAAAGCATCAACAAGTGCTAAGGGTCCATGTTTTATTGAAGGCATCTCTAAATCATCATATGTCAAGCAGGCATCCGATATAAAAGGTTCTTCTTTAAAG GTTCTTAATTGCCATGAGTCTGTGATTTATATTTTAGCCCCTCTCAGATATGCCACTATCTATGGATGCTCGGATGCCACTATAGTTCTTGGAGCCGTTGGTAag GCTGTAAAAGTTGAACACTGTGAACGAGTTCATGTGATTATTTCAGCTAAACGTATCTACATTGCCAATTGCCGCGAATGCATGTTCTTTCTAGGGGTTAACCAGCAACCACTTATTGTTGGTGATAACCATAAGCTGCAG ATAGCACCGTTCAATACATTTTACTCGGAGTTGGAGGAGCACATGGCGGAGGTAGGCATTGAGGCAACTATTAATCGATGGGATGAACCCTTGGCGTTGGGAGTGGTTGATCCACATGATTCATTGTCTCATCCAGCAGGTGTCTCTGATGTTCAAGCTGAGTCTGCCACACGCCTAGACCCGGACCAGTTCACTAACTTTTTG ATTCCAAACTGGTTTGGTGGGGAATCTCATGGGTCGACAAAAGAAAACCCATTTCAATTACCAGATGCTTATATGGCATCTCAGCAAAAAAAT TTGAAGAATTTAGGTGAGATAAAACAGTCACTGAGAGAAGCACCTCTTGAAGAAAATCGGAAGCGGGAATTGTCATCTGCACTCCACGTATTATTCAAAGACTGGTTATATG CTTCAGGAAATATTCGTCAGCTTTACTGCCTACAAGGTGACTGA
- the LOC119998491 gene encoding FT-interacting protein 3-like: MQRPPPEDFLLKETKPHLGGGKVTGDKLTGTYDLVEQMQYLYVRVVKAKDLPAKDVTGSLDPYVEVKLGNYKGTTRHFEKKTNPEWNQVFAFSKDRMQASTLEVSVKDKDVVKDDFVGWVLFDLNEIPKRVPPDSPLAPQWYRLEDKKRDKGRGELMLAVWMGTQADEAFPEAWHSDAATVRGTDGLANMRSKVYLSPKLWYLRVNVIEAQDLMPSDKGRYPDVYVKAILGNQALRTKSSQSRSINPMWNEDLMFVAAEPFEEPLILSVEDRVAPNKDEVLGRCAIPLQYVDRRLDHKPVNTRWVNLEKHVVLEGEKKKEIKFASRIHLRICLEGGYHVLDESTHYSSDLRPTAKQLWKHSIGVLELGVLNAQGLMPMKTTDGRGTTDAYCVAKYGQKWVRTRTIIDSFTPKWNEQYTWEVFDPCTVITIGVFDNCHLQGGDKAGGPRDSRIGKVRIRLSTLETDRVYTHSYPLLVLHPNGVRKMGEIHLAVRFTCSSLLNMMHMYSMPLLPKMHYIHPLTVSQLDSLRHQATQIVSVRLSRAEPPLRREVVEYMLDVGSHMWSMRRSKANFFRIMNVLGGIIAVGKWFDQICNWKNPITTVLIHILFIILVLYPELILPTIFLYLFLIGVWYYRWRPRHPPHMDTRLSHAESAHPDELDEEFDTFPTSRPADIVRMRYDRLRSIAGRIQTVVGDLATQGERLQSLLSWRDPRATALFVIFCLIAAIVLYVTPFQVVALLAGFYVLRHPRFRHKLPSVPLNFFRRLPARTDCML; the protein is encoded by the coding sequence ATGCAGAGGCCTCCACCAGAAGATTTTCTCTTGAAGGAGACCAAACCTCATCTAGGAGGTGGAAAGGTCACAGGCGACAAGCTCACCGGCACATATGACCTCGTTGAGCAGATGCAGTATCTCTATGTCAGAGTTGTAAAAGCTAAGGACCTACCGGCAAAAGATGTCACAGGTAGTCTTGATCCCTATGTCGAAGTTAAGCTGGGAAACTATAAGGGTACCACTCGGCAttttgagaagaaaacaaatcctGAATGGAACCAGGTTTTTGCATTCTCCAAAGATCGGATGCAAGCCTCCACGCTTGAGGTTAGTGTCAAGGACAAGGATGTTGTAAAGGATGACTTTGTTGGTTGGGTTTTGTTCGACTTGAATGAGATTCCTAAGCGGGTACCTCCAGATAGTCCATTGGCACCTCAGTGGTATAGATTGGAGGACAAGAAAAGGGATAAGGGTAGAGGAGAACTGATGTTGGCTGTCTGGATGGGCACTCAGGCTGATGAGGCATTTCCAGAAGCATGGCATTCAGATGCTGCTACTGTTCGCGGAACTGATGGTTTGGCAAATATGCGATCAAAGGTGTATCTCTCTCCTAAGCTGTGGTATTTGAGGGTTAATGTCATTGAAGCTCAAGACCTGATGCCAAGTGATAAGGGTAGGTATCCAGACGTTTATGTGAAGGCTATCTTGGGAAATCAGGCTTTGAGAACTAAAAGTTCTCAAAGCAGGAGCATCAATCCCATGTGGAATGAAGATTTGATGTTTGTAGCAGCAGAACCATTTGAGGAGCCCTTGATTTTGAGCGTGGAAGATAGAGTGGCACCTAACAAAGATGAAGTACTTGGGAGGTGTGCGATTCCTTTGCAGTATGTTGACAGGAGATTGGATCATAAGCCTGTGAATACCAGGTGGGTTAATCTTGAAAAACATGTTGTTCTGGAAGgtgaaaagaagaaggaaattaAGTTTGCCAGCAGGATCCACTTGAGAATTTGTTTGGAAGGTGGTTATCATGTTCTGGATGAATCAACACATTACAGCAGTGATCTTCGACCCACAGCAAAACAGCTATGGAAACACAGCATAGGTGTTCTAGAATTGGGTGTTCTTAATGCTCAGGGTTTGATGCCTATGAAGACAACAGATGGTCGGGGAACAACAGATGCATATTGTGTGGCCAAATATGGGCAGAAGTGGGTTCGAACAAGAACAATAATTGATAGCTTCACGCCCAAGTGGAATGAGCAATATACATGGGAAGTTTTTGACCCTTGTACTGTCATAACCATTGGGGTTTTTGATAATTGTCATCTACAAGGAGGTGATAAGGCTGGAGGGCCAAGAGATTCGAGGATTGGGAAGGTAAGAATTCGCCTTTCAACCCTGGAAACAGATCGCGTTTACACCCACTCGTATCCACTTCTAGTTCTACACCCAAATGGGGTGAGGAAGATGGGTGAAATTCATTTAGCGGTGAGGTTTACTTGCTCCTCATTACTCAACATGATGCACATGTACTCGATGCCTCTGCTGCCAAAGATGCATTATATTCACCCGCTAACTGTCAGCCAACTTGATAGCTTAAGGCACCAGGCCACTCAGATTGTGTCAGTGAGGCTGAGCAGGGCGGAGCCACCATTAAGAAGAGAGGTGGTTGAGTATATGCTGGATGTGGGTTCTCATATGTGGAGCATGAGAAGAAGCAAAGCtaatttcttcagaatcatgAACGTTTTAGGTGGTATAATTGCTGTAGGAAAATGGTTCGATCAGATTTGCAATTGGAAAAATCCAATCACAACAGTACTGATTCACATCTTGTTTATCATACTGGTCCTCTACCCTGAGCTTATCCTACCTACAATTTTCCtttaccttttcttgattggagttTGGTATTACAGATGGAGGCCAAGGCATCCTCCTCATATGGACACCCGCCTCTCCCATGCTGAGTCTGCACATCCTGATGAACTAGATGAAGAATTTGATACCTTTCCAACTTCCCGACCTGCTGATATTGTTAGGATGAGATATGATCGATTGAGAAGTATTGCTGGGAGGATTCAGACTGTGGTTGGTGATTTGGCTACCCAAGGGGAGAGGCTGCAGTCTTTGCTGAGCTGGCGAGACCCAAGGGCCACAGCCCTCTTTGTGATTTTCTGTTTGATTGCTGCAATTGTTCTGTATGTTACCCCCTTCCAGGTTGTGGCACTCCTTGCTGGATTTTATGTTTTGAGGCACCCAAGGTTTCGTCATAAGCTTCCATCGGTGCCCCTCAATTTCTTCAGGCGGTTGCCGGCAAGAACTGATTGCATGCTATGA